One genomic window of Salvia miltiorrhiza cultivar Shanhuang (shh) chromosome 4, IMPLAD_Smil_shh, whole genome shotgun sequence includes the following:
- the LOC131022979 gene encoding uncharacterized protein LOC131022979: MPPRMRYRNQEEEEEEQREPTPPPPHPQPERRIEELFLRQNPPTFNGSGDPAETEEWIRNMDQIFRFLRCDDPERLMCMSYKLKGPADFWWEAKQKTMTPEQMAALTWEQFKTALCEKYVPRSYRKKKETEFVNLRQGNKTVTEYDRLFCDLARYAPYRVDTDEKMSELFYPGLKQEIRVVLASQSALTYAEALNRALDMELAMQPEKTSQTSVPQSNPNPQRGNQPFSGQGQKGKRKWEDRSQEFKKPWQHQNAPP, translated from the coding sequence atGCCGCCGAGAATGAGATATAGAaatcaagaagaggaagaggaagaacaAAGAGAGCCTACGCCACCACCACCTCATCCACAGCCAGAAAGAAGGATAGAAGAACTCTTTTtgaggcaaaatccacctaccttcaacgggtcTGGAGATCCTGCTGAAACTGAAGAATGGATAAGAAACATGGACCAAATCTTTAGATTTCTTCGATGTGATGATCCCGAGCGTCTTATGTGTATGTCATATAAGCTTAAGGGGCcagcagatttttggtgggaagcgaaACAGAAAACCATGACCCCAGAACAGATGGCTGCTCTAACTTGGGAGCAATTTAAGACGGCTTTGTGTGAAAAATATGTACCGCGAAGTTATCggaagaagaaggagacggAATTTGTAAATCTAAGGCAAGGAAACAAGACAGTAACTGAGTACGATCGTCTATTTTgtgatttggctcgatatgcaccatatcgagtGGATACggacgagaagatgtcagagcTGTTTTACCCTGGACtaaagcaagagatacgagttgtcttggcgagtcagagtgcgctaacATATGCTGAAGCATTAAATCGAGCACTGGAtatggaactggcaatgcagccagaaaaGACGAGTCAAACTTCTGTACCCCAGTCGAATCCGAACCCTCAAAGGGGAAATCAACCTTTTTCGGGACAGGGACAGAAAGGTAAGAGGAAATGGGAAGACCGAAGTCAAGAATTTAAAAAGCCGTGGCAGCATCAGAATGCACCACCATAA